The following coding sequences lie in one Deltaproteobacteria bacterium genomic window:
- a CDS encoding histidine triad nucleotide-binding protein, which translates to MADCLFCRIASGEARADRVYEDDRAVAFRDINPAGPTHVLVVPRKHIATLADLTPEDDALVGHLHRVAVTVAHADGRRDFRLAVNCGAGAGQSVFHLHLHVIGGRALAWPPG; encoded by the coding sequence ATGGCCGATTGCCTCTTCTGTCGAATCGCATCCGGCGAGGCAAGGGCCGATCGCGTGTACGAGGACGACCGCGCGGTGGCGTTCCGCGACATCAACCCGGCGGGCCCGACGCACGTCCTGGTCGTGCCGCGCAAGCACATCGCGACGCTCGCCGATCTGACCCCCGAGGACGACGCGCTCGTCGGTCACCTGCATCGGGTCGCGGTCACGGTCGCGCACGCGGACGGGCGGCGCGACTTCCGGCTCGCCGTGAACTGCGGCGCGGGCGCCGGACAGAGCGTGTTTCATCTCCATCTGCACGTGATCGGCGGTCGCGCGCTCGCCTGGCCGCCGGGCTGA
- a CDS encoding hydantoinase B/oxoprolinase family protein → MRRTRFDPIGLAVLNHRLAAIAEEMGVRLGQAGFSPNIKERHDYSCALFDAAGRLVAQAAHIPVHLGSTPLSVQAALAAHPLAPGDVVAVNDPFAGGTHLPDLTLVAPVHARSGRLLGYVANRAHHADIGGMAPGSMPLAREIHQEGFRLPPVRLVRRGSVDDDVLALFLANTRVPDERRGDLAAQRAALAVGADRLVELAGDVGAPALARGMDELQRYSERLMAATLRALPPGVYRAADLLDDDGIGEGPIPIRVAITLGGGRARVDFAGSARQVEGSLNANYAITLSATVYVFLTLARESIPANDGIMRRLDVRAPAGSVVNATFPAAVAGGNVETSQRIVDALLRALASAAPDRVPAASCGSMNNLAIGGFDHGRGRAFSYYETVAGGAGAGPNGAGASGIHTHMTNTLNTPIEALEAYYPFRVTAYRLRRGSGGGGRHRGGDGLVREITLLEPAEVTVLSERRRLSPWGLAGGAAGARGRNLLVRRGRSRPLPSKANLRLEAGDGIRLETPGGGGFGRRRRRRARK, encoded by the coding sequence ATGAGGCGAACGCGATTCGACCCGATCGGTCTCGCGGTCTTGAATCACCGGCTCGCGGCGATCGCGGAGGAGATGGGCGTTCGCCTGGGCCAGGCGGGGTTTTCCCCCAACATCAAGGAGCGCCACGACTACTCGTGCGCGCTTTTCGACGCGGCCGGCCGACTCGTGGCGCAGGCAGCCCACATCCCCGTGCACCTCGGGTCGACGCCGCTCTCCGTGCAGGCGGCGCTCGCCGCGCATCCGCTCGCGCCCGGCGACGTCGTCGCCGTGAACGATCCCTTCGCCGGCGGCACGCACCTGCCGGACCTCACGCTGGTCGCGCCCGTGCACGCCCGGTCGGGTCGATTGCTCGGATACGTCGCCAATCGCGCCCACCACGCCGACATCGGGGGCATGGCGCCGGGCTCGATGCCGCTGGCGCGCGAGATCCATCAAGAGGGCTTCCGCCTTCCGCCGGTACGATTGGTGCGGCGCGGATCGGTCGACGACGATGTACTGGCGCTCTTCCTCGCCAACACCCGCGTTCCCGACGAGCGGCGCGGCGACCTCGCCGCCCAGCGGGCGGCGCTGGCCGTCGGCGCCGATCGGCTCGTGGAGCTCGCGGGAGACGTCGGCGCGCCGGCGCTGGCGCGCGGCATGGACGAGCTGCAGCGCTACAGTGAGCGTCTCATGGCGGCAACCCTGCGCGCATTGCCGCCCGGCGTGTATCGTGCCGCCGACCTGCTCGACGACGATGGCATCGGCGAGGGGCCGATCCCGATCCGCGTCGCGATCACGCTCGGCGGCGGCCGGGCGCGCGTCGATTTCGCCGGATCCGCCCGGCAGGTCGAAGGGAGTCTCAACGCCAACTACGCGATCACCCTCTCCGCGACCGTGTACGTCTTCTTGACGCTCGCGCGCGAGTCCATTCCCGCCAACGACGGCATCATGCGTCGGCTCGACGTGCGCGCGCCCGCAGGCTCCGTCGTGAACGCGACCTTCCCCGCGGCCGTCGCCGGCGGTAACGTCGAGACCTCGCAGCGCATCGTCGACGCGTTGTTACGGGCACTCGCCTCGGCGGCGCCCGACCGTGTGCCCGCGGCGAGCTGCGGGTCGATGAACAATCTCGCGATCGGCGGCTTCGACCACGGGCGCGGGCGTGCCTTTTCCTACTACGAGACCGTCGCGGGCGGTGCCGGCGCGGGACCGAACGGCGCCGGCGCGTCGGGCATCCATACGCACATGACCAATACGTTGAATACGCCGATCGAGGCGTTGGAGGCGTACTACCCGTTTCGCGTGACGGCCTACCGCTTGCGGCGCGGCAGCGGGGGCGGCGGTCGGCATCGCGGCGGTGACGGGCTGGTGCGGGAGATCACGCTCCTCGAGCCCGCCGAGGTCACGGTGCTGAGCGAGCGTCGACGTCTCTCGCCATGGGGGCTCGCGGGCGGCGCCGCCGGTGCGCGCGGCCGGAATCTCCTCGTGCGGCGCGGCCGGAGTCGCCCGCTTCCGAGCAAGGCGAACCTGCGGTTGGAGGCGGGCGACGGGATCCGGCTCGAGACGCCCGGCGGCGGGGGCTTTGGCAGACGCAGGCGCCGGCGCGCGCGCAAATGA
- a CDS encoding lipoate--protein ligase family protein — protein MKGAQAGRVAALGYVLQGDVAPSLGVATDRYLLGTLGRRARPGVLRIYAFPGDVLAVGRWHLAPPSATELGEAFVRRITGGRALALGEGYLGLSLLLPHRSALVADDPLALAAFQVPNRYVRGLMRALKQLGLPAFYPGRDLVTVNRRPIAAVSFETDDEGRLLFEAILAVDRPLSAVAQLLDRWDTAGVIKADLLALEGGTSLREEIGETAPIDELGGLLRESFAEQFGVVIAPEPLSALETQAVAALAAREGRGWTAERRPRPELPLVGTSGIQTGVLEAHFALEQGRFLKEVCLAGDFIADSPAIAALEYRLRLCPAERGAIARVVDAVFADPMHYMLGAGPLRVVADTIIRGLPA, from the coding sequence ATGAAGGGGGCGCAGGCGGGTCGGGTGGCGGCTCTCGGGTACGTGCTGCAAGGCGACGTGGCGCCCTCGCTCGGCGTCGCGACCGATCGCTACCTGCTCGGCACCCTCGGACGACGTGCCCGGCCCGGAGTCTTGCGGATCTACGCGTTTCCCGGGGACGTTCTCGCCGTCGGCCGCTGGCACCTCGCGCCGCCCTCCGCGACGGAGCTCGGGGAGGCGTTCGTCCGTAGGATCACGGGCGGCCGGGCGCTCGCTCTCGGTGAAGGGTATCTCGGGCTTTCGCTCTTGTTGCCGCACCGATCGGCGCTGGTCGCCGACGACCCCCTCGCGCTCGCCGCCTTCCAGGTGCCGAACCGGTACGTGCGAGGGCTCATGCGGGCCCTGAAGCAGCTCGGGCTTCCGGCGTTCTACCCCGGGCGGGACCTCGTGACGGTGAACCGCCGGCCCATCGCCGCCGTGAGCTTCGAGACCGACGACGAAGGGCGCCTCCTCTTCGAGGCGATCCTCGCGGTCGACCGCCCGTTGAGCGCGGTGGCTCAGCTCCTCGACCGATGGGACACGGCGGGCGTCATCAAGGCGGACCTCCTGGCGCTCGAAGGCGGCACGAGTCTGCGCGAGGAGATCGGCGAGACGGCGCCCATCGACGAGCTCGGAGGTCTCTTGCGCGAGTCGTTCGCGGAGCAGTTCGGCGTGGTGATCGCGCCCGAGCCGCTCTCCGCGCTCGAGACGCAAGCGGTGGCGGCGCTGGCGGCGCGCGAAGGGCGGGGCTGGACGGCCGAGCGCCGGCCCCGCCCGGAGCTCCCGCTCGTCGGTACCTCCGGCATCCAGACGGGCGTCCTGGAAGCGCATTTCGCGCTCGAGCAGGGACGCTTCCTCAAGGAGGTCTGTCTCGCCGGCGACTTCATCGCCGACTCGCCCGCGATCGCCGCGCTGGAGTATCGCCTGCGCCTCTGTCCCGCGGAGCGTGGCGCGATCGCGCGCGTCGTCGACGCGGTGTTCGCCGACCCGATGCACTACATGCTCGGCGCCGGCCCGCTCCGCGTCGTCGCGGACACCATCATTCGAGGGTTGCCCGCGTGA
- a CDS encoding PKD domain-containing protein, which yields MRNARSTRNRRAMAGSMDAALHARWNCLPSRPLLSTRARESAIDAYPRRCSMNRSLAAQASLLALVALLAAACTKSDTPPAKPAATAAATPVAAAPAAPAAEPPAEELYVDLEGDPDEGAPPLTVKWTSTVEDGTPPYTYKWDFGDGSPASSEANPTHVYQKEGEFTATLSVSDSKGLTGSEEYDILVEKEEE from the coding sequence ATGAGGAACGCGCGCTCAACTCGGAATCGTCGCGCCATGGCCGGCTCCATGGATGCTGCGCTGCACGCCAGATGGAATTGCCTGCCCTCCCGCCCTTTGCTAAGCACACGCGCTCGTGAATCTGCCATCGATGCGTATCCCAGGAGGTGTTCGATGAATCGCTCTCTCGCCGCTCAGGCCTCGTTGCTCGCGCTCGTCGCGTTGCTCGCCGCCGCATGCACGAAGTCGGACACGCCCCCCGCCAAGCCGGCTGCGACGGCCGCCGCGACGCCCGTCGCGGCGGCGCCCGCCGCGCCCGCCGCCGAACCGCCCGCCGAGGAGCTCTACGTCGATCTCGAGGGCGACCCCGACGAAGGTGCGCCGCCGCTCACCGTGAAGTGGACCAGCACCGTCGAGGACGGGACGCCGCCCTACACGTACAAGTGGGACTTCGGCGACGGTTCCCCGGCTTCTTCCGAGGCGAATCCGACGCACGTGTACCAGAAGGAAGGGGAGTTCACGGCAACCCTCTCCGTCAGCGATTCCAAGGGTCTGACGGGCTCGGAGGAGTACGACATCCTCGTCGAGAAAGAGGAGGAATAG
- a CDS encoding CrcB family protein has product MREFVLVCVAGAAGTGARFALSSGIGMVFGVQFPYGTIVVNVLGSFLISALAAYASAVPDAIDPTLRVVLTTGVLGGFTTYSAFNHETVVSLQQALWGRALANVGVTLCGCLAAGFAGATLARRLLGG; this is encoded by the coding sequence ATGAGGGAGTTCGTGCTCGTCTGTGTAGCCGGCGCCGCCGGCACCGGTGCTCGCTTCGCGCTGTCGAGCGGCATCGGCATGGTCTTCGGCGTCCAGTTTCCGTACGGCACGATCGTCGTCAACGTGCTCGGGTCGTTCCTCATATCGGCGCTCGCCGCCTACGCGAGCGCGGTCCCCGACGCGATCGACCCGACGCTGCGGGTGGTGTTGACGACCGGCGTCCTCGGCGGCTTCACCACGTATTCGGCGTTCAACCACGAGACGGTGGTGAGCTTGCAGCAGGCGCTCTGGGGGCGGGCGCTCGCGAACGTCGGGGTGACGCTGTGCGGGTGTCTCGCGGCCGGGTTCGCCGGCGCCACCCTCGCGCGGCGCCTACTCGGCGGCTGA
- a CDS encoding ribonuclease Z, producing MKSSFRPALVNGPFQDCALYVALRWQGDALLFDLGRLDRLNAANCLRLSHVFVSHTHMDHFMGFDQLLRLTLPRDRELTVCGPPGLIDNVAGKLAGYTWNLTESYLFRLSVVERHDAHLARASFRAASGFAREPLPDERCAPGGLVTTPDFRVETATLDHRIPCLGFAAVEPRHLNVRTGALQARGFRPGPWLSRLKEAIRAGDDDAPIVIPSTGAPIAIDAGTLRRELVDDHPGQRIAYVVDTLFEPTSAARVVGLARAADVFYCEARFLDVDRDEAEKRHHLTARQAGFLARAAGVRRLEVFHFSPRYQGMAQAFHAEARAEWVGETRLEDEVSWAAALVADGPAVAPVVESKGAGGA from the coding sequence ATGAAGTCGAGCTTCCGCCCCGCGCTCGTCAACGGCCCGTTCCAGGACTGCGCGCTCTACGTCGCGCTGCGCTGGCAGGGAGACGCGCTCCTCTTCGATCTCGGTCGCCTCGATCGGCTGAACGCCGCCAACTGCCTCCGCCTCTCCCACGTGTTCGTGTCCCACACCCACATGGATCACTTCATGGGGTTCGATCAGCTGCTGCGTCTCACGCTCCCACGCGACCGCGAGCTCACCGTGTGCGGACCGCCCGGCCTCATCGACAACGTCGCGGGCAAGCTCGCGGGCTACACCTGGAACCTCACCGAGAGCTATCTCTTCCGCCTGAGCGTCGTCGAGCGCCACGACGCGCATCTCGCGCGCGCGAGCTTCCGGGCGGCGTCGGGCTTCGCGCGCGAGCCGCTGCCGGACGAGCGGTGCGCGCCGGGCGGGCTCGTGACGACGCCGGACTTTCGCGTCGAGACCGCGACGCTCGATCACCGGATCCCGTGCCTCGGGTTCGCCGCCGTCGAACCGCGCCACTTGAACGTCCGCACCGGCGCGCTCCAGGCACGCGGCTTCCGTCCCGGACCGTGGCTCTCGCGCCTGAAGGAGGCGATCCGCGCCGGCGACGACGACGCGCCGATCGTCATTCCCTCGACCGGCGCGCCGATCGCGATCGACGCGGGCACGCTCCGCCGCGAGCTCGTCGACGACCATCCCGGTCAGCGCATCGCGTACGTCGTCGACACGTTGTTCGAGCCGACGAGCGCCGCGCGCGTCGTCGGGCTCGCGCGCGCGGCCGACGTATTCTACTGCGAAGCGCGCTTCCTCGACGTCGACCGCGACGAGGCCGAGAAGCGCCATCACCTGACGGCGCGGCAGGCGGGGTTCCTCGCCCGGGCGGCGGGAGTGCGCCGGCTCGAGGTGTTCCACTTCTCGCCGCGTTATCAGGGCATGGCGCAGGCGTTTCACGCCGAGGCGCGCGCCGAGTGGGTCGGCGAGACCCGGCTCGAGGACGAGGTGTCGTGGGCCGCGGCGCTCGTCGCGGACGGACCGGCGGTCGCGCCGGTCGTCGAGTCCAAGGGTGCCGGCGGGGCTTGA
- a CDS encoding class II glutamine amidotransferase: MCELLGMNCNVPTDITFSFAGFRQRGGRTGPHQDGWGIAFYEGKGARLFHDVVPSVRSEVARLVEQYPIKSTNVISHIRRRTRSRVCIENTHPFQRELWGRTWVFAHNGYLNGIKRKSLRFYAPIGTTDSEHAFCYILDVIRGRFREPPPPAKLRRLIASLADEIAAYGRFNFLMCDARHLYAYCTNKLCWIQRRAPFSRAALVDADLEVDFSQHTTPRDKVVVVATRPLTHNETWHQCGAADLCVFGNGEPIRLGGCDV, encoded by the coding sequence ATGTGCGAGCTGCTCGGCATGAACTGCAACGTGCCGACCGACATCACCTTCTCCTTCGCGGGTTTTCGACAGCGTGGCGGCCGCACGGGGCCGCATCAGGACGGCTGGGGAATCGCCTTCTACGAGGGCAAGGGCGCGCGCCTGTTCCACGACGTCGTGCCGTCGGTGAGGAGTGAGGTCGCGCGTCTGGTCGAGCAGTATCCCATCAAGAGCACGAACGTGATCTCGCACATCCGGCGCCGTACCCGGTCGCGCGTGTGCATCGAGAACACGCATCCGTTCCAACGCGAGCTCTGGGGCCGGACATGGGTCTTCGCGCACAACGGGTATCTAAACGGGATCAAGCGCAAGTCCCTGCGATTCTACGCGCCGATCGGCACGACCGATTCCGAGCACGCGTTCTGTTACATCCTCGACGTCATCCGCGGTCGCTTCCGCGAGCCGCCGCCCCCGGCGAAGCTGCGCCGGCTGATCGCGTCGCTCGCCGACGAGATCGCCGCCTACGGCCGGTTCAACTTTCTGATGTGCGACGCGCGCCATCTCTACGCGTACTGCACGAACAAACTCTGCTGGATCCAACGCCGCGCGCCGTTTTCACGCGCCGCGCTCGTCGACGCCGACCTCGAGGTCGACTTCAGCCAGCACACGACGCCACGCGACAAGGTCGTGGTCGTCGCGACCCGGCCGCTCACGCACAACGAGACGTGGCACCAGTGCGGCGCGGCGGATCTCTGCGTGTTCGGCAACGGCGAGCCGATTCGCCTCGGAGGTTGCGATGTCTGA
- a CDS encoding acyl-CoA dehydrogenase family protein, producing the protein MDFALTPEQTILQRTARAALAAVAPMTHVRAMMADARGTTDAVWRRLVELGWLGMAFAEDDGGAGLGLAELAIVLAETGRVALPGPFLATVIGGRAIVHGGDAAQRRRWLPAICDGSRIATLAFLESAGRWRFDDVTAVARPDGGGFVLAGTKLFVPDAQVADLVVCALRRADDGEPILVVVERDAARVRPQPSVDGTRKICRLDLDGVRVAADAVLAGDAVGAIAAVLDEARVALAADMAGGAERVLEMTVEHVKTRRQFDQPIGAFQAVQHACADMMVAVECAKAAATYAAWAVDQRADDATVAAATAKATAGEAYRQVTAKAIQLHGGIGFTWEHDLHVYYKRAMSGEVSFGDAVASRELVAERLGL; encoded by the coding sequence ATGGACTTCGCTCTCACGCCCGAGCAGACGATTCTGCAACGCACCGCGCGCGCGGCGCTCGCCGCCGTCGCCCCGATGACGCATGTGCGGGCGATGATGGCGGACGCGCGCGGCACGACCGACGCCGTGTGGCGTCGGCTCGTCGAGCTCGGCTGGCTCGGGATGGCGTTCGCCGAGGACGACGGCGGCGCCGGGCTCGGCCTCGCCGAGCTCGCCATCGTGCTCGCGGAGACGGGGCGTGTCGCGCTGCCGGGCCCGTTCCTCGCCACGGTGATCGGCGGGCGCGCGATCGTCCACGGCGGCGACGCCGCGCAGCGCCGCCGGTGGCTGCCGGCGATCTGCGACGGCAGCCGCATCGCGACGCTCGCCTTTCTCGAGAGCGCCGGCCGCTGGCGGTTCGACGACGTGACCGCCGTGGCGCGTCCGGACGGCGGCGGCTTCGTGCTCGCGGGCACGAAGCTCTTCGTTCCCGACGCGCAGGTCGCGGATCTCGTCGTGTGCGCGCTGCGCCGCGCCGACGACGGCGAGCCGATCCTCGTCGTCGTCGAGCGGGACGCGGCGCGCGTGCGGCCGCAGCCGAGCGTCGACGGCACGCGCAAGATCTGCCGGCTCGATCTCGACGGCGTGCGGGTCGCCGCGGACGCCGTGCTCGCCGGTGACGCCGTGGGGGCGATCGCGGCCGTGCTGGACGAGGCAAGGGTCGCGCTCGCCGCCGACATGGCGGGAGGCGCGGAGCGGGTCCTCGAGATGACCGTCGAGCACGTGAAGACGCGACGCCAGTTCGATCAGCCGATCGGCGCGTTCCAGGCCGTGCAGCACGCGTGCGCGGACATGATGGTCGCGGTCGAGTGCGCGAAGGCGGCGGCGACGTACGCCGCCTGGGCCGTCGATCAGCGCGCCGACGACGCCACCGTCGCCGCCGCCACCGCGAAGGCCACCGCCGGCGAGGCCTACCGGCAGGTGACCGCCAAGGCGATCCAGCTCCACGGCGGCATCGGCTTCACCTGGGAGCACGACCTCCACGTCTACTACAAGCGCGCGATGTCGGGTGAGGTCAGCTTCGGCGACGCCGTCGCGAGCCGCGAACTCGTGGCGGAGCGTCTCGGGCTGTAG
- a CDS encoding phosphatase PAP2 family protein, with product MQDDPDACVLPGADRRSVAALGVVATLGLAALVASLDRWIPLDEAIWRWILLVRGCGADVLVERAVEAATHGLAILLAIVSVLHLRAGGARSAWPWLATWVLGLLASKTLKHVFTRDRPSALPDLTIGYSFPSAHVMNGLLAAVAVAGLAWGFRHRARWCAAAAAAVAIVIAGRVLLGRHWATDVLGGVLAAGILAGFAAPAIARRPVAAPLVLGAVVVAVLGLDARLGESGFRLPSPLVARRAAFVDVDVGPEMTSPRRGAWRAAGLERPFGSYLWLEGEASLMLPVDPGDVAAASATSLVFAARPEKRRGSCLRLDVSLNGRAIAELVPFVGWREYRLPIPAGVLRVGDNELSFVARRPTGAARFAVTYARLAGAPSAAE from the coding sequence GTGCAGGACGATCCAGACGCGTGCGTCCTGCCGGGCGCGGATCGGCGTTCCGTCGCCGCGCTCGGCGTGGTCGCCACGCTCGGGCTCGCGGCGCTCGTCGCGTCGCTCGATCGCTGGATTCCCCTCGATGAGGCGATCTGGCGATGGATCCTGCTCGTGCGGGGATGCGGCGCCGACGTGCTCGTCGAGCGGGCCGTCGAGGCGGCGACCCACGGGCTCGCGATCCTGCTCGCGATCGTTTCGGTTCTGCATCTCCGTGCCGGCGGAGCGCGCTCCGCGTGGCCGTGGCTCGCGACGTGGGTCCTCGGGCTCCTCGCGAGCAAGACGCTGAAGCACGTCTTCACGCGCGATCGGCCGAGCGCGCTCCCGGACCTCACCATCGGTTACAGCTTCCCGAGCGCGCACGTCATGAACGGCCTGCTCGCGGCCGTCGCCGTCGCGGGGCTCGCCTGGGGGTTCCGTCATCGCGCACGCTGGTGCGCGGCTGCTGCTGCGGCGGTTGCGATCGTGATCGCCGGCCGCGTGCTCCTCGGACGCCATTGGGCCACGGACGTCCTCGGCGGCGTGCTCGCCGCCGGCATCCTCGCGGGCTTCGCGGCGCCGGCCATCGCGCGGCGGCCCGTCGCCGCACCGCTCGTTCTCGGTGCCGTCGTCGTCGCGGTTCTCGGGCTCGACGCGCGCCTCGGCGAGAGCGGGTTTCGCTTGCCGTCGCCGCTCGTCGCGCGTCGTGCCGCCTTCGTCGACGTGGACGTCGGACCCGAGATGACGAGCCCGCGGCGCGGCGCGTGGCGCGCGGCGGGGCTCGAGCGACCGTTCGGCTCGTATCTCTGGCTCGAAGGCGAGGCGTCGCTCATGCTGCCGGTCGATCCTGGCGACGTCGCCGCGGCGTCGGCTACGTCGCTCGTGTTCGCTGCCCGGCCGGAGAAGCGGCGCGGGTCCTGTCTCCGCCTCGACGTCAGTCTCAACGGGCGCGCGATCGCTGAGCTCGTGCCGTTCGTCGGCTGGCGCGAGTACCGCCTGCCGATTCCCGCCGGCGTCCTCCGCGTCGGTGACAACGAGCTCTCGTTCGTCGCTCGCCGACCGACCGGCGCCGCGCGGTTCGCCGTGACGTACGCACGGCTCGCGGGGGCGCCTTCAGCCGCCGAGTAG
- a CDS encoding TIGR03668 family PPOX class F420-dependent oxidoreductase, producing MPAGLDRAARAFLARHRVARLATVDAGGVPHVVPFCYAASGANVYFVIDAKPKTRTGRALARMRNIAGNPSVAFVVDDWSEDWSALAFLLVRGSAAVVMEERERARALRALRARYPQYRAMPLAGDDHPVVRIVPTHAHLWRATATPRGGGARAPRLVATADRRTPRRPRSRRRRR from the coding sequence GTGCCGGCGGGGCTTGATCGCGCGGCGCGCGCGTTCCTCGCCCGCCATCGCGTCGCGCGCCTCGCGACGGTGGACGCCGGCGGCGTCCCGCACGTCGTCCCCTTCTGCTACGCGGCGAGCGGGGCGAACGTCTACTTCGTGATCGACGCCAAGCCGAAGACGCGCACGGGCCGCGCGCTCGCACGGATGCGGAACATCGCGGGGAATCCGTCGGTGGCCTTCGTGGTCGACGACTGGAGCGAGGACTGGAGCGCGCTCGCGTTCCTGCTCGTGCGCGGCTCCGCCGCCGTCGTCATGGAGGAGCGGGAGCGCGCCCGCGCGCTGCGCGCGCTGCGGGCCCGCTACCCGCAGTATCGCGCGATGCCGCTCGCGGGCGACGACCATCCGGTGGTGCGCATCGTGCCCACGCACGCGCACCTCTGGCGCGCGACGGCTACCCCGCGAGGCGGCGGCGCGCGAGCGCCGCGGCTCGTCGCCACAGCGGATCGTCGGACGCCTCGGCGGCCGCGATCGCGTCGACGGCGGCGCTGA
- a CDS encoding MaoC family dehydratase N-terminal domain-containing protein, with the protein MAKEFELTDEMRRAIGGASPPWTYEVTTTSVRAFARGVGYTDPVYFDVAAAKRAGYRSLPAPPTYLGTPVFIPGRSHEIFSVPAEGQPSVKHGLRGLLDGGTETEYFADVCAGDTLTAVSRLENLEVRESKALGKMLITTQKTTYTNQDGTVVAAQTAQAIYY; encoded by the coding sequence CGAGCGATCGGCGGCGCGTCGCCGCCATGGACCTACGAAGTCACGACGACGAGCGTGCGCGCGTTCGCGCGCGGCGTCGGCTACACCGACCCGGTGTATTTCGACGTGGCGGCGGCGAAGCGCGCGGGCTATCGCAGCCTCCCGGCGCCCCCGACGTACCTCGGCACGCCGGTGTTCATCCCGGGGCGGTCGCACGAGATCTTCAGCGTACCGGCCGAGGGGCAACCGAGCGTGAAGCACGGCCTCCGGGGACTCCTCGACGGCGGCACCGAGACCGAATACTTCGCCGACGTCTGCGCCGGCGACACGCTGACCGCCGTGAGCCGCCTCGAGAACCTCGAGGTGCGCGAGAGCAAAGCGCTCGGGAAGATGCTGATCACGACCCAGAAGACGACCTACACGAACCAGGACGGCACGGTCGTCGCGGCGCAGACCGCGCAAGCGATCTACTATTGA
- a CDS encoding phasin family protein, whose amino-acid sequence MAESKTDGSLKARLEQVQSTLKRVQAEGERIVGRIRKDAGDLFGKDRQKAVRDLVTQAQKLRGDLQKRAERAVKDLEERGQRVVAMIEKQAEKGVEPIIRGLNLPTRDEVDKLKKRMAQLEKRLDEIAGSKAA is encoded by the coding sequence ATGGCAGAGTCGAAGACCGACGGGAGCCTGAAAGCTCGCCTCGAGCAGGTGCAGAGCACGCTCAAGCGCGTCCAGGCTGAGGGCGAGCGAATCGTCGGCCGGATCCGCAAGGATGCGGGCGATCTGTTCGGCAAGGACCGCCAGAAGGCGGTGCGGGATCTCGTGACGCAAGCGCAGAAGCTGCGCGGCGACCTTCAGAAGCGCGCCGAGCGCGCGGTGAAGGATCTCGAAGAGCGCGGGCAGCGGGTGGTCGCGATGATCGAGAAGCAGGCGGAAAAGGGCGTCGAGCCGATCATCCGCGGATTGAATCTCCCGACGCGGGACGAAGTCGACAAGCTCAAGAAGCGGATGGCGCAGCTCGAGAAGCGCCTCGACGAGATCGCCGGCAGCAAGGCCGCCTGA
- a CDS encoding SDR family oxidoreductase: MSDTRTLAGRVCVLAGGSGGIGAALARALHAEGAPLVIGYRRARERAEALAADLRATGAAVVATVGGDLAEEATRDALLAAARGLGEPYGLVVLAGDPARPARGVATQTEIESSLRDNYVGPMLLARSFATACAACAGGGAIVLFSTMQGVALFEGSLGYAGPKAALIHGARLLAKEVGGPADVRVNVVAPGVTAAGMAEASIRAGKYDRFVSGGAIRRFGRPEDVVRAVRFFLEPDNYVTGQVLTVDGGLTLRRDVLGC, encoded by the coding sequence ATGTCTGACACGCGGACGCTCGCCGGTCGGGTGTGCGTGCTCGCCGGCGGCAGCGGTGGGATCGGCGCGGCGCTCGCGCGCGCGCTCCACGCCGAGGGCGCGCCGCTCGTGATCGGCTATCGGCGCGCGCGCGAGCGCGCCGAGGCACTGGCCGCCGACCTGCGCGCCACCGGTGCGGCCGTGGTCGCGACGGTCGGCGGCGATCTCGCGGAGGAAGCGACGCGCGACGCGCTCTTGGCGGCGGCGCGCGGGCTCGGCGAACCGTACGGGCTCGTCGTGCTCGCCGGCGATCCGGCGCGGCCCGCGCGCGGCGTCGCGACCCAGACGGAAATCGAGTCGTCGCTGCGCGACAACTACGTCGGGCCGATGCTGCTCGCGCGGAGCTTCGCGACTGCGTGCGCCGCGTGCGCCGGCGGCGGCGCGATCGTGCTCTTCTCGACCATGCAGGGCGTGGCGCTCTTCGAAGGCAGCCTCGGCTATGCCGGTCCCAAGGCCGCGCTGATCCACGGCGCGCGCCTCCTCGCGAAGGAGGTCGGCGGGCCGGCCGATGTGCGGGTCAACGTCGTCGCGCCCGGGGTGACCGCCGCGGGCATGGCCGAGGCCAGCATCCGCGCCGGCAAGTACGATCGCTTCGTCAGCGGCGGCGCGATCCGTCGCTTCGGTCGCCCGGAGGACGTCGTCCGCGCCGTTCGATTCTTCCTCGAGCCCGACAACTACGTGACCGGGCAGGTGCTCACCGTCGACGGCGGGCTCACGCTCCGTCGCGACGTCCTCGGCTGCTGA